Proteins found in one Candidatus Angelobacter sp. genomic segment:
- the xerC gene encoding site-specific tyrosine recombinase XerC has translation MKLAERAKDQRGGQDKHPDHYDRSAPDALGSWHDAYLEALAIRNYAPTTVEHRRYTLKLFFTWAAERDLTNAAQITRPILENFQRWLWRYQKPNGQRMGWSTQREHLGTLKDFCRWLTRQNVILHNPASELELPRPEKRLPQEVLTLSEVERLLAVPDVDDPLGVRDRAMLELFYSTGLRRTELCRVELSDVNAERRTLHVRLGKGKKDRVVPVGARAVAWLERYLKEVRPRLCLDTRTPALFLTGYGEAFNPDVLSRMVSAWLKQAGLKRKGCCHVLRHSCATHMLENGADIRFIQQLLGHEKLDTTAIYTEVSIKQLQEVHARCHPSAKVAEKKPLSQSGPNE, from the coding sequence ATGAAGCTTGCCGAGCGCGCCAAAGACCAGCGCGGCGGCCAGGACAAACACCCCGACCACTACGACCGCAGCGCGCCCGACGCGCTGGGGTCGTGGCACGATGCCTATCTCGAAGCCCTCGCCATCCGCAACTACGCGCCCACCACTGTCGAGCATCGCCGCTACACTTTGAAACTCTTCTTCACCTGGGCGGCGGAGCGCGACCTTACGAACGCCGCGCAAATCACGCGGCCCATCCTGGAAAACTTCCAACGCTGGCTCTGGCGCTACCAGAAACCCAACGGCCAGCGCATGGGCTGGAGCACGCAGCGCGAACACCTCGGCACGCTCAAAGACTTTTGCCGCTGGCTCACGCGGCAGAACGTCATCCTCCACAATCCGGCGAGCGAGCTTGAACTGCCGCGACCGGAAAAACGTCTGCCCCAGGAAGTCCTCACGCTCTCCGAAGTCGAGCGATTGCTCGCCGTGCCGGACGTGGACGATCCGCTTGGCGTGCGCGATCGCGCGATGCTTGAACTCTTTTACTCGACCGGCCTCCGGCGCACCGAACTTTGCCGCGTCGAACTCTCCGACGTGAACGCCGAGCGGCGCACACTTCATGTGCGTTTGGGCAAGGGCAAGAAAGACCGCGTCGTGCCCGTCGGCGCGCGCGCCGTCGCGTGGCTCGAACGCTACTTGAAAGAAGTCCGTCCGCGTCTCTGTCTCGACACGCGCACGCCGGCGTTGTTCCTCACCGGCTACGGCGAGGCGTTCAATCCCGACGTGCTTTCGCGCATGGTCAGCGCGTGGCTCAAGCAAGCCGGGTTGAAGCGCAAAGGCTGCTGCCACGTCCTGCGCCACAGTTGCGCGACGCACATGCTGGAGAACGGCGCGGACATCCGCTTCATCCAGCAGTTGCTCGGTCACGAGAAGCTCGACACCACCGCCATCTACACGGAAGTGAGCATCAAGCAGCTTCAAGAAGTTCACGCGCGTTGCCATCCGTCCGCGAAAGTCGCGGAGAAAAAACCGCTTTCGCAATCCGGGCCGAACGAGTAA